A genomic segment from Chiroxiphia lanceolata isolate bChiLan1 chromosome 27, bChiLan1.pri, whole genome shotgun sequence encodes:
- the LOC116798983 gene encoding uncharacterized protein LOC116798983, whose translation MLSSGFVTTGTGAVGRAEEQRNLFAERGCCRRQSHFLHVGHDVSGSPVSVDVGKCLSSCPSQWISPLHPGLPGLFRYSSMLDFLRSKKVRRPEVPWPGAPRSCPAGSCCEPARLHVERLLLLQGAREVEVVDGCHCSTCPEECLRLPALKTFFPDSPWEVTVDVGKCSDPAYSADGLFCMPTKFSTVLVKTPHGGEVVQTLENCEMKEKCYRVSQVEYYYEIVQSPEGHREERLKEIDVGRCLGSCSSGDPCLLRESRGGEECLVWAGAARGRCSPHSYDLHTFRSRRDRLRTVPAVRQCRCRG comes from the exons ATGCTGAGCTCGGGGTTTGTGACCAcaggcactggagctgtgggcagagcagaggagcaaagGAACCTGTTTGCAgagaggggctgctgcaggaggcagagccaTTTCCTCCACGTTGGGCACG ATGTCTCTGGCAGTCCCGTCAGTGTGGATGTTGGGAAGtgcctctccagctgcccctCCCAGTGGATCAGCCCCCTCCACCCCGGGCTCCCAGGGCTCTTCAGATACTCCTCCATGCTCGACTTCCTAAGGAGCAAGAAG GTCCGGCGCCCCGAGGTGCCGTGGCCGGGAGCCCCCCGTTCCTGCCCCGCGGGGTCCTGCTGTGAGCCGGCCCGGCTGCACGTGGAGcggctcctgctcctgcagggcgCTCGGGAGGTGGAGGTGGTCGATGGCTGCCACTGCAGCACCTGCCCCGAGGAATGTCTGCGGCTCCCGGCGCTGAAAACCTTCTTCCCAGACTCTCCCTGGGAGGTCACGGTCGACGTGGGGAAATGCTCCGATCCAGCCTACAGTGCAG ATGGACTTTTCTGCATGCCCACCAAGTTCAGCACTGTTCTAGTCAAAACCCCACACGGTGGGGAGGTGGTTCAGACGCTGGAGAACTGTGAAATGAAGGAGAAATGCTATCGTGTCTCCCAGGTGGAATACTATTATGAAATtgtgcagagccctgagggacacagggaggaaCGGCTCAAG GAAATCGATGTGGGAAGGTGCTTGGGCAGCTGCTCCTCGGGGGATCCCTGCTTGCTTAG GGAGTCGCGAGGTGGAGAGGAGTGCCTggtgtgggcaggagctgcccgCGGCCGCTGCTCCCCTCACAGCTACGACCTGCACACCTTCCGCAGCCGCCGCGACCGCCTCCGCACCGTCCCCGCCGTCCGGCAGTGCCGCTGCCGGGGGTAG
- the PRAM1 gene encoding PML-RARA-regulated adapter molecule 1 isoform X2, translated as MENGHLRPGCAAPVPVRFPLRDAPSGAGDEDEIYDDVESLGPPRRNPGVLLPPVSRPPANPRPTGGGDAGRASHRVTLLAAAQREAQVSQKTKTMTLKECKKEEKADREFQKKFKFEGSINVLTRMMVDPAAAEKKGGGRNLPLRRGEILDVIQFTNQEQILCRNSRRRYGYVPRAVMLHLDTDIYDDVEIYG; from the exons ATGGAAAATG GTCACCTGAGACCAGGCTGTGCCGCGCCAGTGCCGGTGCGGTTCCCGCTGCGGGATGCTCCGAGTGGAGCGGG GGATGAAGATGAGATATACGATGACGTTGAGTCTCTTGGGCCGCCCAGGAGAAACCCAGGcgtgctgctgcctcctgtgtCCCGGCCACCAGCAAATCCCCGCCCTACAGGAG GTGGGGATGCTGGCCGAGCCTCTCACAGGGTTACCTTGCTGGCAGCTGCACAGAG AGAAGCCCAGGTCTCCCAGAAGACAAAGACCATGACACTCAAGGAATgcaagaaggaagagaaggcagaCAGGGAGTTTCAGAAGAAATTCAAG ttcGAAGGCAGCATCAACGTCCTGACTCGGATGATGGTCgaccctgcagctgcagagaagaaGGGCGGGGGGAGGAATCTGCCGCTGCGACGAGGAGAGATCCTTGATGTCATTCAGTTTACCAACCAGGAGCAAATCCTCTGCCGGAACAGCCGGAGGAGGT ATGGCTACGTGCCCCGGGCTGTGATGCTGCATCT GGACACTGACATCTATGATGACGTTGAGATTTATG GCTGA
- the POLE4 gene encoding DNA polymerase epsilon subunit 4 codes for MAAAAAVPGPGPGSGSGPAEAAAGPGGEEAAGAGPQCPGPARLARLPLARVKALVKADPDVTLASQEAVFVLARATELFVETIAKDAYVYAQQGKRKTLQRKDLDNAIEAIDEFAFLEGTLD; via the exons atggcggcggcggcggcggtgccgggcCCGGGGCCGGGCTCGGGTTCGGGGCccgcggaggcggcggcggggcccggcggggaggaggcggcgggcgcggggccgcaGTGCCCGGGGCCGGCCCGCCTGGCGCGGCTGCCGCTGGCGCGGGTGAAGGCGCTGGTGAAGGCGGACCCGGACGTCACCCTGGCCAGCCAGGAGGCCGTGTTCGTGCTGGCGCGGGCCACG GAGCTGTTTGTTGAAACCATAGCCAAAGATGCTTATGTGTACGCCcagcaaggaaaaaggaaaactctgcagagaaaagaCCTTG ATAATGCCATTGAAGCTATCGACGAATTTGCTTTTTTGGAAG gtaCTTTGGACTGA
- the PRAM1 gene encoding PML-RARA-regulated adapter molecule 1 isoform X1, which translates to MSQMHLEGRDAVVRHLRAKFQGTRKDPPEVGGWPESHPAAPHGPEPGQTLAMGSKGKPPPEPPRTRRADYSRASPCHSTGQSVAQHSPPPLAHEALARMARQKKGMARDTNFHPAPAKPGGGDVLNKEVGAGPDPPQRKPAQQTRPLAKDKGVPAVPAKGTAAAAPLVAAGSPHHTGLPALPRRKPLPPMRVLGVKPAKPWHPPVVDLAKVRAAARPGTPVHPATVPPRSAQLGHLRPGCAAPVPVRFPLRDAPSGAGDEDEIYDDVESLGPPRRNPGVLLPPVSRPPANPRPTGGGDAGRASHRVTLLAAAQREAQVSQKTKTMTLKECKKEEKADREFQKKFKFEGSINVLTRMMVDPAAAEKKGGGRNLPLRRGEILDVIQFTNQEQILCRNSRRRYGYVPRAVMLHLDTDIYDDVEIYG; encoded by the exons ATG TCACAGATGCATCTGGAGGGGAGAGATGCTGTGGTGAGGCACCTGAGGGCAAAGTTCCAAGGGACCAGGAAAGACCCTCCTGAAGTGGGGGGCTGGCCAGAGAGTCACCCTGCAGCACCCCATGGACCAGAGCCAGGACAGACCCTTGCAATGGGCTCCAAGGGCAAGCCCCCTCCAGAACCCCCCCGGACCAGGAGAGCGGACTACAGCAGGGCCTCTCCGTGCCACAGCACAGGTCAGAGTGTGGCACAGcattcccctcctcctctcgCCCACGAGGCCCTGGCACGGATGGCACGGCAGAAGAAGGGGATGGCTCGAGACACCAACTTCCACCCAGCGCCTGCAAagccaggaggaggagatgtGTTGAACAAGGAGGTGGGAGCCGGCCCTGATCCTCCCCAGAGGAAGCCAGCCCAGCAGACACGGCCACTTGCCAAAGACAAGGGTGTTCCAGCAGTTCCTGCCAAAGGCACGGCGGCTGCAGCCCCCCTGGTCGCTGCAGGAAGCCCCCACCACACAGgactcccagctctgccccggAGGAAGCCTTTGCCACCCAtgagggtgctgggggtgaAGCCAGCCAAGCCCTGGCACCCTCCTGTCGTGGATTTGGCAAAGGTCAGAGCAGCTGCACGTCCTGGGACACCTGTCCATCCTGCCACGGTGCCACCAAGGAGTGCTCAGCTGG GTCACCTGAGACCAGGCTGTGCCGCGCCAGTGCCGGTGCGGTTCCCGCTGCGGGATGCTCCGAGTGGAGCGGG GGATGAAGATGAGATATACGATGACGTTGAGTCTCTTGGGCCGCCCAGGAGAAACCCAGGcgtgctgctgcctcctgtgtCCCGGCCACCAGCAAATCCCCGCCCTACAGGAG GTGGGGATGCTGGCCGAGCCTCTCACAGGGTTACCTTGCTGGCAGCTGCACAGAG AGAAGCCCAGGTCTCCCAGAAGACAAAGACCATGACACTCAAGGAATgcaagaaggaagagaaggcagaCAGGGAGTTTCAGAAGAAATTCAAG ttcGAAGGCAGCATCAACGTCCTGACTCGGATGATGGTCgaccctgcagctgcagagaagaaGGGCGGGGGGAGGAATCTGCCGCTGCGACGAGGAGAGATCCTTGATGTCATTCAGTTTACCAACCAGGAGCAAATCCTCTGCCGGAACAGCCGGAGGAGGT ATGGCTACGTGCCCCGGGCTGTGATGCTGCATCT GGACACTGACATCTATGATGACGTTGAGATTTATG GCTGA
- the LOC116799246 gene encoding excitatory amino acid transporter 5-like — MWECVRRAVLHSLSTVLLRLWKWLRAFWYKNGLLTLSMLSVATGCLLGFLLRTLELTDLEKQYFSFPGELLMRMLKMLILPLITSSLMSGLATMDSKACGKMGVITITYYLWTTFMAVTVGIILVVSIHPGAAAQKDNNTVGKVVLSSADALLDLIRNMFPSNLVEASFQQYRTVLVPVVKSPGSPKVPGKPVNFIYFAPDDQNPEIHRPVFLELTPSPEMTYRTLAGTSNEMNVLGIVIFSATIGLLLGKMGERGAPLVNVCQCLNEAVMKIVSMAVWYFPFGIVFLIAGKILEMEDPSVIGQKLGLYVITVVSGLAVHGLIILPLLFALITKKNPFAFIQGILQALLIALATSSSSATLPITLKCLLENNGIDRRVARFVLPVGATINMDGTALYEAVAAIFIAQVNEYELDLGQIITISITASAASIGAAGIPQSGLVTMVIVLTSVGLPTEDITLIIAVDWALDRLRTMTNVLGDALAAGIIAHVCEKDFAPKPPPQKPVNNIDKLPSTETSHPHPKGNVIEMIEETLVDPTGVHYSICQV; from the exons ATGTGGGAGTGTGtcaggagagctgtgctgcactCCCTGTCCACGGTCCTCCTGCGCCTCTGGAAGTGGCTGCGGGCTTTCTGGTACAAAAATGGCCTCTTGACCCTCTCGATGCTGTCGGTTGCCACTGGGTGCCTCCTGGGGTTCCTGCTGCGGACGCTGGAGCTGACGGACCTG gagaagcagtatttttcctttcctggagaGCTTCTCATGAGGATGCTGAAGATGCTGATCCTGCCCTTGATCACCTCCAG CCTCATGTCCGGTTTGGCCACCATGGACTCCAAGGCCTGTGGGAAGATGGGGGTGATCACCATCACCTACTACCTTTGGACCACCTTCATGGCAGTGACTGTGGGGATCATCCTCGTGGTCAGCATCCACCCTGGGGCAGCTGCCCAGAAGGACAATAACACTGTGGGGAAGGTGGTGCTGAGCTCCGCTGACGCGCTGCTGGATTTGATCAG AAACATGTTTCCTTCTAACCTAGTTGAAGCTTCATTCCAGCAG TATCGAACCGTTCTTGTCCCGGTGGTGAAGTCTCCCGGCTCCCCAAAGGTCCCAGGGAAACCTGTCAACTTTATTTACTTCGCACCCGACGACCAAAACCCCGAAATCCATCGGCCCGTGTTCCTCGAGCTGACACCATCCCCCGAGATGACCTACAGGACCCTGGCTGGGACCAGCAACGAGATGAACGTCCTGGGGATCGTCATCTTCTCAGCAACAATAG GACTCCTCCTGGGAAAAATGGGCGAGCGAGGAGCCCCCCTGGTTAACGTGTGCCAGTGCCTGAACGAAGCAGTTATGAAAATTGTCTCGATGGCCGTTTG GTACTTCCCCTTTGGCATTGTGTTTCTCATTGCTGGAAAGATCCTGGAGATGGAAGACCCATCGGTTATAGGACAGAAGCTGGGACTGTATGTCATTACAGTAGTGTCAGGGCTTGCCGTGCACGGACTCATCATTTTACCTCTGCTTTTTGCGCTCATAACTAAGAAAAACCCCTTTGCTTTCATTCAGGGGATCCTGCAAGCCTTGCTGATCGCCTTAGCTACATCCTCCAG ctcagccaccCTGCCCATCACCCTCAAGTGTCTCCTGGAGAACAACGGCATCGACAGGCGCGTGGCGCGGTTCGTGCTCCCCGTCGGTGCCACCATCAACATGGACGGCACCGCCCTCTACGAGGCCGTGGCTGCCATCTTCATCGCCCAGGTCAACGAGTATGAACTGGACCTGGGACAAATTATAACCATAAG CATCACGGCCTCGGCCGCCAGCATCGGCGCCGCCGGGATCCCGCAGTCCGGGCTCGTCACCATGGTCATCGTGCTCACCTCGGTGGGGCTCCCGACTGAGGACATCACCCTCATCATCGCCGTCGACTGGGCTCT GGACCGGCTGCGGACGATGACCAACGTCCTCGGGGACGCTCTGGCCGCCGGGATCATCGCACACGTCTGCGAGAAAGACTTtgccccaaagccccccccg CAAAAGCCAGTGAACAACATAGACAAGCTTCCCTCCACAGAGACCTCACACCCGCATCCCAAAGGCAACGTGATTGAAATGATTGAAGAAACCCTGGTGGATCCGACAGGAGTTCACTACAGCATCTGCCAGGTGTAG